The region CAGTGATTGTTGCGGAGTCCAAAAGCATCCCAATGTTCACCATCACCTGAAACCTGATTAGGCGGAACTACGACTTCGTTATCCACCTCGTTCGGACCAGTGATCTTAATATCGCAATGAATGAAAGCATCATCCGTCATGAAGCGGATGTCACCCCCGGTGGGTAAGCCAGGAAAGCGGACATTCTCGAGCTTATGACACACTGCTTTAATGATGTGCGAACCGACCAGCTTCTCACCGAGCTCCAGCATCGGGATGGCCTCGTTGCGGAAGGCACGTCCACGCTGTTCTGGCGGATAGTTGCGCCAGAAAGGAAGAAGTTCAGGTCCAAACTCATGGAAATCCTGATGCATGTCTTCCGCAGCTTCCTTAATGATGTTCACCATCACCGACATGTATTTCTGCTCCATTTCAATGAGTTCGTCGAGATTACTCAAGAGAGATGCCCTTTCTTTCATGTACTTCTGATGCAAATCATTCATGTCAGAAAGTGTACGCCGTCACACCGGATACGTCAATCACGTAATACGTATGGTTGGCGTATTGTCTAGACCTATGTCAGTAGTTCGTCAACCCTGACTCCCAGCGCAGATGCCACCTTGACGAGGGTGCTCAGTTGGGGGTCAATCTGTGCGTTCTCAAGCTTGCCGGGGTGGGTGCGGTGAATGCCCGCGGCGGCAGCGAATTCATCCTGATTCATGCCCTTAGCCAAGCGCAGCTCGCGGATGCGCTGGCCGACGCGTATGCGGACCTCCTGCACCAGGGGGTCTGTGGGCTGAGGCTTGCGGGCAGGCATCCGCTGAGCATCGGATCAGACACCGTTGAGTGCGACTGACGCGAATCGGTCTGATCTTGTTATGTACCACGGAATAAGAGGAAGATGAAGTGCGGAGGTCAATTCAATGGGCTTATTCCTCGGTATGGTCGGTATGGTTCTCTCTTTCGGCGGGCTCGTCCTGCTTCTCGTCTCTGTGGTGATGCGACTGCTCAAGCGACCTCAGCCCCGCATCACGCGCTGGCCCTTGCTGCTTGGAGCAGTCGTCGTTGGGTTTGGCTTGACGATTGTGGGCGGTGCGCTGATGGCCCCTTCTCTCGCTGCGGAAGCGGGTACGCCCTCGGGCCAGGAGACGGCGGCTGAGGCTGCCCCACAGCGCGTGCCTGCTGAAGCCACGGAGAGCCAAGATTCGGCCACGCAGACGCCAGAGCCTCCGGCTGCCCCAGAGACGACGGCGGAGCGCATTAACATTGGCCTCTTCCTGGTGAAGTGCCGCAGCGAGGTCAAGTCACAGCTCAAGTCTCCCGCCACGGCGAAGTTTCCAGGCAGCATGGAGTCCGCAGCGCAAGCCGAGGAGACGGACGCGGGAGAGCGGACGTGGAATGGGTACGTTGATTCGCAGAATGGGTTTGGCGCAACGGTGCGGACCCAGTTCGAGTGCAGATACGACCCTGCCGACCCTGCGGGTGAGGTGGCCGTGACGATGCAGGAATAAGGCACAGACTCACGAGCAGGCCAGAGGGGATGTCCTCTGGCTTGTTTGTTTGCCTGCCCCCTCATTTCAGGAGGGTTGGTCTTGTGTATGCAACCAAGGTTCTCAGGAGCACGTATCGGGAACTATATGAGGCTCAGGATGGATCGCCAGCGGCTCAAGGCTTTCTTCGAATCGGACACAGGGAAGAGAATTGACCGCGCTGTCGATTTGAGCTTCAAGGCGTGGTTGGGGATTTTGCTCCTGTTCATCTGCCTACTAGCATTTCTAACGTTGCTAGTGAAGGGCATGGGCTATGGGGAACCGCTCTACAAGGATGTGTTGTATATCGTTCAGATTGTCGGCACAGTGGCTACTGTCGTGGCTCTGGTGCTTGGTATGGCTAACAGAGCACCCCTGAACTTCTACTCATGGGGCTTCGGGATTTCATCAATCCTGACGGACAAAGGCACGGAAGCCTTGAGGTTCTATACGACCGAGTCGGTTCTGGCAAGCAAAGGCCGATTCGCAACAGCTGCCTTGTGGATTCAGGCGGTTGGTGTATCGGTGATTATGGCGTTGACTGTGGTTGCTCTTGGGCATCTTGCGATCGTTGCTGTAGCAAGGCTCCGCCAGAGCCGCACTCCTTGAGCAGTGGGCTGCGATAAAGCGTCAAGTTGTCCCCTTCATGGTTGATCCTGCACTATCCTGAGCAGGATATGCTCACTGAGCGTTCGCTCAAAGGGGTGGTTGGGTGACTCTTACCTATAACGACATGAAGCGGAAGGCCAATGCTGCACTAAGTCTTGCCATATCGGTGAGTGACACTAAGCAACTGAGGATGGACCCGGATGTTGAAGTCCAAGGTGATCCTTTTACAGGAATGATCTTCAATGCTCGGACTAGAAATCAGGACGAGCGTACGCTAATGATTGAGGACCAGCTGGTGCCCAAGCAGGCGAGGGTGCAGCAGTTAATGCTTGACTTAGAGGCTCATGTATACCCACAAGCCCAACTTCCTGCGATCTCCGACGAACTGGATCGTCTGATTGAAGAGTTAGAGGCGATGAAGCAGATGTACGACGCAGACTACGGCGGTCTGGCGTAGCTGCGCGGTAGCTGCGGATTGGGCTTTGGCCTAGTCCGCTTGCTTTGTGTAAATGGAAGAAACCCCGGCTAGGCCGAGGTTGCTGTTGGTGGATCGTGTAGGAATCGAACCTACAACCCGCTGATTAAGAGTCAGCTGCTCTGCCAATTGAGCTAACGATCCAGAGCGGCATGAAGTATAGGAGCCGCCCTGCAATCTGTCAAGCCGTGGCTTCCCCGGTCATCTCGTCCAGAATGACCGTGCGGGCCAGACCTGCCAGATACAGGCTTCCGGTCACCAGCAGCGTGCCTCCGGGCGGCGTGCGCCGGATCGCCTGCGCGAGGGCCTCATAGGGGTCGGCATACGACAGTCCTCCATACCGTGCGACCAGTTCATCGGGCGGGGTGGCCAGTTCACCGGGCGCGGTGAACAGCCGCGTGCTGCTCAGGGGAAGCAGGGGCGCCAGGGTGGCGTGCGTGTCCTTGCGGGCCAGATTTCCGAACAGCATGGCGTCCACCCGGCTCAGGCTGGCGGCCAGCGCGCGGGTGGCATGCGGATTGTGGGCTCCGTCTACCAGCACCACCCGGTCCTGGACCTCGAAGCGTTCCAGTCGGCCCGGATGAATGGCCCCCAGGGCAGCGTCCAGGCCCGAGGCATATCCCAGCGTGCGCAGGGTGGCAGCGGCCAGGGACGCGTTGATGTGCTGGTGTTTGCCTTGCATGGCGGGTGGATAGGGAAGAGCGAACAGCTCCGGATGACTCTGGAAGGTCAGCAGCGGCGCTCCCGTTTCGGCGGCGACCTTCTGAATGGTCTGAAGGGCCTCGCCCGTAGCTGTGGTCAGCAGGGGTACCCCACTCCGGGCCGCCCCCGCCTTGTCAGCGGCGATCTCAGCCACCGTTTCACCCAGGACTGTCGTGTGGTCCAGGTCCACGTTGGTCAGGGCAACGGCCCGCACGTCGGGCAGGGTCTGTGTGGCGTCGCTGCGGCCCCCCACGCCAGCTTCCATCACGGCAAGCTCCACGCCGCTTTCGGCAAAAGCCTGACAGGCCAGGGCCAGCGTCAGGTCGAAAAAAGCCGCGTCAGGCGCATGAACGCGCGCCCACTCGATAAAGGCGGCAGTGCGCTCGGGCTTCAGGTTGTAACCGTTTATGCGGACGCGTTCCTCGTAGTGCTGCAGGTGGGGGCTGGTAAAGCGGCCCACCCGGACTCCGCAGGCCAGCAGGCCGGCTTCCAGCATGGCGCAGGTGCTGCCCTTGCCGTTGGTGCCCACCACGCGCACGCTTCCAAAGCGGCGGTCCGGGGCTCCCAGGGCATCAAGCAGGGTGCGCGCCGCCTGAGGTCCACGCGCCCGGCCGGAGCGAGTCCGGGTGTACAGCCAGTCGTAATCCGGGCTGGTCATGGGGCCCAGCCGTTCTCTAACAGCGCGCGGGTTTCAGCCACGGCCTGCGCCCAGATACGC is a window of Deinococcus deserti VCD115 DNA encoding:
- a CDS encoding BglI family type II restriction endonuclease, which codes for MNDLHQKYMKERASLLSNLDELIEMEQKYMSVMVNIIKEAAEDMHQDFHEFGPELLPFWRNYPPEQRGRAFRNEAIPMLELGEKLVGSHIIKAVCHKLENVRFPGLPTGGDIRFMTDDAFIHCDIKITGPNEVDNEVVVPPNQVSGDGEHWDAFGLRNNHWPIHYRGSRGLNFNFQPKLPPLYLAGDKRRVCLTFYIKAVYSTVEYGVHPIRHFEVVCVPNGLLMFSNGVHSYAKADGLITSGKDEVTKDSSTRRIRVKLNPLARIANWRAVKMERQEDGWVLSHRV
- a CDS encoding helix-turn-helix domain-containing protein, which produces MPARKPQPTDPLVQEVRIRVGQRIRELRLAKGMNQDEFAAAAGIHRTHPGKLENAQIDPQLSTLVKVASALGVRVDELLT
- a CDS encoding bifunctional folylpolyglutamate synthase/dihydrofolate synthase, with the translated sequence MTSPDYDWLYTRTRSGRARGPQAARTLLDALGAPDRRFGSVRVVGTNGKGSTCAMLEAGLLACGVRVGRFTSPHLQHYEERVRINGYNLKPERTAAFIEWARVHAPDAAFFDLTLALACQAFAESGVELAVMEAGVGGRSDATQTLPDVRAVALTNVDLDHTTVLGETVAEIAADKAGAARSGVPLLTTATGEALQTIQKVAAETGAPLLTFQSHPELFALPYPPAMQGKHQHINASLAAATLRTLGYASGLDAALGAIHPGRLERFEVQDRVVLVDGAHNPHATRALAASLSRVDAMLFGNLARKDTHATLAPLLPLSSTRLFTAPGELATPPDELVARYGGLSYADPYEALAQAIRRTPPGGTLLVTGSLYLAGLARTVILDEMTGEATA